In the genome of Salinirussus salinus, one region contains:
- a CDS encoding DUF7122 family protein, producing the protein MSDGGGAGGGSKRGNGSEGTGEAENRPHRFDRLPATASERTVPNRPTRAAVLEWFEERFGIPPGTFEGYSFWERGAGKIWCLAEVDTPEPDAVDVEALGMTLLRTRQEHWKPTMAGVQKFGGHATRNVLELDDERARRFLAGEEQEVEWEGDWGYLIIAHEIAGGVEPLGVGLYTYGTLRSQVPKGRRRELEK; encoded by the coding sequence ATGAGCGACGGAGGCGGGGCAGGCGGCGGGAGCAAGCGCGGGAACGGCAGCGAGGGCACCGGCGAGGCCGAGAACCGCCCCCACCGCTTCGACCGCCTGCCCGCCACGGCCAGCGAGCGGACGGTGCCGAACCGGCCGACCCGCGCGGCGGTGCTGGAGTGGTTCGAGGAGCGGTTCGGCATCCCGCCCGGGACCTTCGAGGGATACAGCTTCTGGGAGCGGGGTGCGGGGAAGATATGGTGTCTCGCGGAAGTTGACACACCGGAGCCCGACGCCGTCGACGTCGAGGCCCTGGGGATGACGCTTCTCAGGACCCGCCAGGAGCACTGGAAGCCGACGATGGCCGGCGTCCAGAAGTTCGGCGGCCACGCCACTCGAAATGTTCTGGAACTCGACGACGAGCGCGCCCGACGGTTTCTCGCCGGCGAGGAACAGGAGGTCGAGTGGGAGGGCGACTGGGGGTATCTGATCATCGCTCACGAAATCGCGGGCGGCGTCGAACCGCTCGGGGTCGGCCTCTACACCTACGGAACGCTGCGCTCGCAGGTCCCGAAGGGGCGGCGCCGTGAATTGGAAAAGTGA
- a CDS encoding phosphotransferase family protein: MAEADDYFERLVDVDKLQAFLEEELGPTDSYSVERHEGGNSNETLTVEWGDREFIIRRPPPGETADTAHDVLREYEVMSALQGTDVPLPETIVGCDDHDIIGSDFYVMERVPGDVPRAGVPERFQTPEGRQKVGEELVDTLAKINQVDVEAVGLEDFGYPEGYTERQVDRWHEQLEWAFEVTREEREVPALDRVGEWLSENTPEEYPHTLVHGDYKHDNVMFAPGTPPRLNAVLDWEMSTLGDPFFDLGWMLSYWRDAKDPEPVLPELVTRFMEHEDFPTRQELVARWEERTGLDYDNDRFYRTLAVYKLAGLGEMFFRRHLEGNADNPMYPKMRERVPALADRAERIIEGEEPL, translated from the coding sequence ATGGCAGAAGCCGACGACTACTTCGAGCGCCTGGTCGACGTGGACAAGCTCCAGGCCTTTCTGGAGGAGGAACTCGGACCGACAGACAGCTACAGCGTCGAGCGCCACGAGGGCGGCAACTCCAACGAGACGCTCACCGTCGAGTGGGGCGACCGGGAGTTCATCATCCGGCGGCCGCCGCCGGGCGAGACCGCCGACACCGCCCACGACGTCCTCCGGGAGTACGAGGTGATGAGCGCGCTCCAAGGCACCGACGTCCCCCTGCCCGAGACCATCGTCGGCTGCGACGACCACGACATCATCGGCTCCGACTTCTACGTGATGGAGCGGGTCCCCGGCGACGTCCCGCGGGCGGGCGTCCCCGAGCGGTTCCAGACCCCCGAGGGCCGGCAGAAGGTGGGCGAGGAACTGGTTGACACGCTCGCGAAGATCAACCAGGTCGACGTCGAGGCCGTCGGCCTCGAGGACTTTGGCTACCCCGAGGGGTACACCGAACGGCAGGTCGACCGCTGGCACGAGCAACTGGAGTGGGCCTTCGAGGTCACCCGCGAGGAGCGGGAGGTGCCCGCGCTGGACCGGGTCGGCGAGTGGCTGAGCGAGAACACCCCCGAAGAGTACCCCCACACGCTGGTCCACGGCGACTACAAACACGACAACGTCATGTTCGCGCCGGGCACCCCCCCGCGGCTCAACGCCGTGCTGGACTGGGAGATGTCGACGCTCGGCGACCCCTTCTTCGACCTGGGCTGGATGCTCTCCTACTGGCGGGACGCGAAAGACCCCGAGCCCGTGCTGCCCGAACTCGTCACCCGCTTCATGGAACACGAGGACTTCCCGACCCGCCAGGAACTGGTCGCGCGGTGGGAGGAACGCACCGGCCTCGACTACGACAACGACCGCTTCTACCGGACGCTCGCGGTCTACAAGCTCGCCGGGCTGGGCGAGATGTTCTTCCGGCGCCACCTGGAGGGCAACGCCGACAACCCGATGTACCCGAAGATGCGCGAGCGGGTTCCCGCACTCGCCGACCGCGCCGAGCGGATCATCGAGGGCGAGGAGCCGCTGTAG